A segment of the Deltaproteobacteria bacterium genome:
GGAAGGTTCTTTTTTCTGGTCTTGTTGCCCATGGGTGTTGTGGAGGTGCTGGCACCATAGGGGGTAAAACTGGAGCGCTGCACTCCGGTATTCATGTAGGCCTCGTTGTCGTAGCAAACATAGAGCACGTTATGGCCTCGTTCGAACATACCGCTGATAGACTGGAAGCCGATGTCCGCAGTGCTGCCGTCACCCCCCTGAGCAATGATGTTCACCGGGCCCTTTTTCAAGGCTTTATAGGCAGCTTCCACACCCGAGGCCACGGCCGAGGCGTTCTCAAACAGGCTGTGCAGGAAAGGGATACGCCAGGCCGGATCCGGGTAGGGTGAACTGAACACCTCCAGACAGCCGGTGGCCACACAGGCAATGGTATTCTCCCCGGCAGCATCTGCCACCAGTCGCGCAGCCAGAGCCTGGCCGCAGCCGCCGCAGGCGCGGTGTCCACTGGCAAACAGATCCTTTTTCTCGATTTTGTCGAAATCTTCTGCTTTGTCGTTCATCATAAATCTCTTTCTGCTATGAGTTCTTTTTTCAGACCCAAAAAGTCAAACT
Coding sequences within it:
- a CDS encoding pyruvate ferredoxin oxidoreductase, producing the protein MMNDKAEDFDKIEKKDLFASGHRACGGCGQALAARLVADAAGENTIACVATGCLEVFSSPYPDPAWRIPFLHSLFENASAVASGVEAAYKALKKGPVNIIAQGGDGSTADIGFQSISGMFERGHNVLYVCYDNEAYMNTGVQRSSFTPYGASTSTTPMGNKTRKKNLPLIAADHRIPYVATATVDDFRDVQRKVKKALSIKGPKYIHILAPCPLGWRHPGELTVQVCRLAKDTGLFPVYEIIEGRVTNVQKIAVKLPVEEYLKVQGRFRHLFKKGVPGKEVAEIQEIANENIAKFNL